A genomic stretch from Rubripirellula reticaptiva includes:
- a CDS encoding anti-sigma factor: MNSNDPPNPSINPCDEHGFASQCGLYLLGELAGDDRETFELQLATSPDLADKLVRQADLLLAIADVRGDLSRPVRLPDQSVAPVTLRGAWISVFIAVAACFVLAVTGIQLRDSSSTEDVLIAQAWADSISGRQATDSDLNFADLSLIDSVLDPADESGADVSLSGESSFDWMCVAVAAGSSSPGQAHMSESNDES; encoded by the coding sequence ATGAACTCTAACGATCCACCAAACCCGTCCATTAATCCGTGCGACGAGCACGGTTTTGCTTCGCAGTGCGGTCTTTATTTGCTAGGTGAATTGGCCGGCGATGATCGCGAAACATTCGAATTGCAATTGGCCACATCACCGGATCTGGCTGACAAGTTGGTGCGGCAAGCTGATCTGTTGCTGGCGATTGCTGATGTGCGCGGCGATCTTTCTCGGCCGGTTCGTTTACCTGATCAGTCCGTTGCACCGGTGACTTTGCGTGGGGCTTGGATTTCGGTCTTCATAGCTGTCGCGGCTTGTTTTGTGTTGGCGGTCACGGGAATCCAATTGCGAGACTCGTCTTCGACCGAGGACGTTCTGATCGCACAAGCTTGGGCCGATAGCATTTCGGGTCGCCAAGCAACCGATTCGGATCTCAATTTCGCGGACCTCAGCCTGATTGATTCTGTTTTGGATCCTGCCGACGAAAGTGGTGCGGACGTCAGTCTTAGCGGCGAGTCATCGTTCGATTGGATGTGCGTCGCTGTCGCTGCGGGATCGTCATCGCCCGGGCAAGCTCACATGTCGGAGTCTAACGATGAAAGCTAG
- a CDS encoding protein kinase domain-containing protein: MKLIEGESLSEVGDNIGQDQSRIIEMVAKTASAVHHAHQRGILHRDLKPANVLIDADGDPVVTDFGLARSTEHDHGITQTGAVMGTPGFMSLEQATGGSVTTATDNGHGS; this comes from the coding sequence ATGAAGTTGATCGAGGGTGAATCGCTTAGCGAAGTCGGTGACAACATCGGCCAAGATCAGTCACGCATCATCGAGATGGTCGCCAAGACCGCGTCGGCAGTCCACCACGCTCACCAACGCGGCATTCTGCATCGCGACCTCAAGCCGGCCAACGTTCTGATTGATGCGGACGGAGATCCGGTGGTGACGGATTTTGGACTCGCTCGCAGTACCGAACACGATCACGGTATCACGCAAACCGGCGCAGTGATGGGCACGCCGGGATTCATGTCGCTCGAGCAAGCCACCGGTGGCAGCGTTACCACAGCGACGGATAACGGACACGGTTCCTGA
- a CDS encoding protein kinase family protein, which yields MNHDDISWDKASDTEWNGELEMDRLCDRFEQVWKESPSSPPRLAEFVRMSSEMQRETLARELIQIDCDYRQRHHCELTEDVYERQMQPLGLDLSEPQATQAEMSTLDSGHPDGNCLLPKRGARVRYFGDDEIVSEIARGGTGVVYRARQISLNREIALKMILSGNIAEDDQIRRFQIEAESAAGLDHPGIVPIYDIGNFDDQHYF from the coding sequence ATGAATCACGACGACATCTCATGGGACAAGGCATCGGATACGGAATGGAACGGCGAACTCGAGATGGATCGTCTGTGTGACCGGTTCGAGCAGGTTTGGAAAGAATCACCCAGCTCGCCACCCCGTCTTGCCGAGTTCGTGCGGATGTCAAGCGAAATGCAGCGGGAAACGCTCGCCCGTGAACTGATTCAAATCGATTGCGACTATCGCCAGAGGCATCACTGTGAACTCACAGAAGATGTTTACGAGCGTCAAATGCAACCGCTCGGTCTGGATCTGAGCGAACCGCAGGCCACCCAGGCTGAGATGTCGACGCTCGATTCGGGGCATCCCGATGGGAACTGTTTGCTGCCCAAGCGAGGCGCGCGAGTTCGCTACTTTGGTGACGATGAAATCGTCAGCGAGATTGCTCGCGGCGGCACGGGCGTTGTCTACCGGGCTCGCCAGATCAGTCTCAACCGCGAGATCGCGCTGAAGATGATTCTAAGCGGCAATATCGCGGAGGATGATCAAATTCGTCGCTTCCAAATCGAAGCGGAATCCGCTGCCGGCTTAGACCACCCCGGTATCGTGCCCATTTACGACATCGGCAACTTCGATGACCAGCACTATTTCTGA
- a CDS encoding DUF1501 domain-containing protein encodes MKFNRTCDGISRRDMLHAGTLSLGGLSLSGYMKLADAGQITPGRATRAIFIELPGGPSHLDTFDMKPNAPSEFRGSFNPIKTNVPGIEISEHLPKLAKCADKFAILRGVSHTLAAHRLGQEYVNTGSKPIPSLEYPSFGAVLAKEQPSAPEIPSQVAIPKGSQGPGFLGIRYAALETNSTPNFGQPYSVRGISLPGGIGVDEVKRRQTLLQKLDRRFADLEKDDQLLDGLDRFGEQAYAMITSPLARQAFDISKEPESFASQFGESSFGQSCLLALRLVESGVRMVSLQLGGWDTHTDNWTKLKDNNLPKLDEGLAGLLVGLEQRGMLESTAIYVTGEFGRTPKINSRSAEGGRDHYPRCMFMLMAGGGVRGGQVIGESDDTAAGPRHEAITPDDVAASFYHNLGIDHTLEYDSSTGRPITLVRNGSVINQLFA; translated from the coding sequence ATGAAGTTCAATCGCACCTGTGACGGAATCAGCCGACGTGACATGCTCCACGCGGGCACACTATCGCTTGGCGGTCTGTCGCTTAGCGGCTATATGAAATTGGCTGACGCCGGCCAGATCACTCCCGGCCGAGCGACTCGGGCAATCTTCATTGAACTTCCGGGTGGGCCGTCTCACTTGGATACGTTCGACATGAAGCCGAACGCACCAAGCGAATTTCGCGGATCTTTCAACCCGATCAAAACCAACGTCCCTGGAATTGAAATTTCTGAACACTTGCCGAAACTGGCCAAGTGCGCGGACAAGTTTGCTATCCTGCGAGGGGTCAGTCATACGTTGGCAGCGCACCGCTTGGGCCAAGAGTACGTCAATACGGGCAGCAAGCCGATTCCGTCGCTTGAGTATCCGAGCTTTGGTGCTGTGCTTGCCAAAGAACAGCCGAGTGCACCGGAGATTCCCAGTCAAGTCGCAATCCCCAAAGGATCGCAAGGGCCAGGGTTTCTTGGAATTCGCTACGCTGCATTGGAAACCAATTCGACACCAAATTTTGGCCAACCCTATTCGGTGCGTGGCATTTCGTTGCCAGGCGGAATTGGCGTCGACGAAGTGAAACGCCGTCAAACGTTGCTGCAGAAATTGGATCGGCGTTTTGCCGATCTCGAAAAAGACGATCAGTTGCTCGATGGCTTGGATCGATTTGGTGAACAAGCCTACGCGATGATCACTTCACCGCTTGCACGCCAAGCGTTTGACATCAGTAAGGAACCGGAAAGCTTTGCCAGTCAGTTCGGTGAGTCCTCGTTCGGCCAAAGCTGCTTGCTGGCGCTGCGGTTGGTGGAGTCGGGGGTCCGTATGGTCAGTCTGCAACTTGGTGGTTGGGACACGCACACGGATAACTGGACGAAACTGAAAGACAACAACCTGCCCAAGCTGGATGAAGGTTTGGCCGGTCTACTGGTCGGGTTGGAACAGCGTGGCATGCTGGAATCCACTGCGATCTACGTGACGGGTGAATTCGGACGGACGCCCAAGATCAATAGTCGCAGTGCCGAAGGTGGACGAGATCACTATCCGCGTTGCATGTTCATGTTGATGGCCGGTGGTGGCGTGCGTGGTGGACAGGTGATCGGTGAAAGCGATGACACGGCTGCCGGACCACGCCACGAAGCGATCACGCCCGACGATGTCGCGGCCAGCTTCTATCACAACCTTGGCATTGATCACACGCTGGAATATGACAGCAGCACGGGGCGTCCAATCACCTTGGTTCGCAACGGCAGCGTCATCAACCAACTGTTCGCTTAG
- a CDS encoding RNA polymerase sigma factor: MHKPADDSGCDLTGDQLRELFEQSSPGLRRFLMGRLPDPSDVDDCLQAVYVLLIQHGGGVAAATRTAWLFRVAANESARIWRTKSSTTKMLLGQDAKEAVDDDPALPIIRDETRQAVQEAIDRLPPANQEIVRLRIHENLTFEQIAKQLSIPLGTALTRMRRSLIQLRSDLDSTELDSTD, encoded by the coding sequence ATGCACAAGCCTGCCGATGACTCGGGTTGTGATTTGACGGGTGATCAGTTGCGCGAGTTGTTCGAACAATCGTCACCGGGACTGCGCCGATTTTTGATGGGGCGTTTGCCAGACCCCTCGGATGTCGATGATTGTTTGCAAGCGGTTTACGTCTTGTTGATCCAGCACGGAGGGGGCGTCGCCGCAGCAACCCGAACGGCTTGGCTGTTTCGGGTGGCGGCGAATGAATCGGCCAGGATCTGGCGCACCAAGTCGTCCACCACAAAAATGCTGCTCGGCCAAGACGCGAAAGAAGCGGTCGACGATGACCCTGCCCTGCCCATCATTCGAGACGAAACACGACAAGCCGTCCAAGAAGCAATCGACCGACTGCCACCCGCCAATCAAGAGATCGTGCGACTTCGCATCCATGAAAACCTGACGTTCGAACAGATCGCTAAACAATTGAGCATTCCACTGGGAACGGCACTGACTCGGATGAGACGTTCGTTGATCCAACTGCGAAGTGACCTTGATTCCACCGAACTAGATTCGACCGACTGA
- the glnD gene encoding [protein-PII] uridylyltransferase, with product MSMRPIVLRSREVLREGREKAFQQHRSGSPGTQVSTLLADLYDDVVLDIFNEAIREYATDDRLSGLCLVAHGGFGRRDLAPYSDADLMLLTTPKSESLATIISGVLTRDLGDSGIQPGLSIRTAPEACSMSWADPIIYSSLAESRLLAGSLQLYKKYFDAFRHGAMQRSKSIISDIIAARREERTKWGETNYLLRPNVKRSRGSLRDIQLIRWIGFARYGETDLDRLLKLGALPEEDYRKVRQAYRFMLRLRNELHFREGKSQDVLDRPTQMEIADQWGYTGTDGVLPVEQFMQDYFDQTRNVRYAASYFSEDAQSRPLIHRIFERVFSRSIDDKIRMGPTHIWVREQALESFAANLPDVLMLMSLANQHCRRIAHPTWQAIRLAMQDRTPTPPDAETIDAFLSLLSRPGQLAPLLSRLHELRIIEQLIPEFKRMRGLLQFNAYHKYTVDAHSLLAIEAATNMQDSPDGMGRRYRRIDDKRLLHLALLIHDIGKGYEEDHCIVGARIARDTAARLMLDPTTAETLEWLVLKHLAVNVTAFRHDLSDPEIVLAFAAEVGSIRRLELLVVHSVADLIAVGPGVATDWKLNLIEDLYKRTRRYFDSGDLPGSPNDPEIESTRGRVQSELNAAKAPAQAFELLEQVPLSLLSRCEPDDLASEIMVIVNQPDRDTKTITMCRFDASIKALRYTVIRREDKHSIGTFARATGALSTSGLTILRAQIEMVGDFAWDHFWVIDPEYPDGDVPEHRTAEVRKQLCHLLDDPTAPLPPYRSRWKPNTSVEPKKVKVLPKKVVFDNDTVDRYTILSFFAYDEVGLLYRIASALAEKRLVLSFAKIDTHLDQVADVFYVTEADGSKLTDTYRQTEIRAALLDAVS from the coding sequence ATGTCAATGCGACCGATCGTTCTGCGAAGTCGCGAAGTGCTGCGTGAAGGTCGCGAGAAGGCCTTTCAACAACACCGCAGCGGATCACCCGGCACTCAGGTATCAACACTGCTTGCCGACCTTTACGACGATGTCGTGCTGGACATCTTCAACGAAGCGATTCGTGAATACGCGACCGACGATCGATTGAGCGGATTGTGTCTGGTTGCCCACGGAGGTTTCGGGCGACGCGATTTAGCGCCTTACTCCGACGCCGACCTGATGCTGCTGACAACACCAAAATCAGAAAGCTTGGCGACGATCATCTCCGGTGTGTTGACTCGCGATCTGGGTGACTCGGGAATCCAGCCGGGGCTTTCCATTCGAACTGCTCCTGAAGCCTGCAGCATGTCGTGGGCCGACCCCATCATTTACTCTTCGCTTGCCGAGTCTCGTTTGCTGGCGGGCAGCCTGCAGTTGTACAAGAAATACTTTGACGCGTTTCGACACGGCGCGATGCAGCGCAGCAAAAGTATCATCAGCGATATCATTGCGGCTCGACGTGAAGAACGGACAAAGTGGGGCGAAACAAATTATCTGTTGCGTCCCAACGTCAAACGATCGCGTGGCTCGCTGCGAGACATCCAATTGATCCGTTGGATCGGTTTCGCCCGCTACGGTGAAACCGATCTTGACCGACTGTTGAAACTTGGCGCGTTGCCGGAAGAAGATTATCGCAAAGTCCGTCAAGCGTACCGATTCATGCTGCGACTGCGCAATGAATTGCATTTTCGCGAAGGCAAAAGCCAAGACGTGCTGGATCGGCCGACTCAGATGGAAATCGCTGATCAATGGGGCTACACCGGTACCGATGGCGTGCTGCCCGTCGAACAGTTCATGCAGGACTATTTCGATCAAACTCGCAACGTTCGCTACGCAGCGTCCTATTTTTCCGAAGACGCCCAAAGCCGTCCGCTGATTCACCGGATCTTTGAACGAGTTTTTTCGCGTTCGATCGACGACAAAATTCGCATGGGGCCAACTCACATTTGGGTCCGCGAACAAGCACTCGAATCGTTCGCAGCCAACTTGCCCGACGTGTTGATGCTGATGAGTTTGGCCAATCAACATTGCCGTCGCATTGCTCATCCTACTTGGCAAGCGATCCGGTTAGCGATGCAGGATCGGACACCGACTCCGCCGGATGCCGAAACGATCGATGCGTTTCTGTCGCTACTTAGCCGGCCAGGTCAACTAGCGCCGTTGCTTAGCCGGCTTCACGAACTGCGGATCATCGAACAACTGATCCCTGAATTCAAGCGAATGCGAGGACTGTTGCAGTTCAATGCGTATCACAAATACACCGTCGACGCGCACAGTCTGCTCGCCATCGAAGCGGCGACTAACATGCAAGATTCCCCGGACGGAATGGGGCGTCGCTATCGACGGATCGATGACAAACGATTGCTACACCTGGCGCTGTTGATTCACGACATTGGCAAGGGCTACGAAGAAGACCACTGCATTGTCGGCGCGCGGATCGCACGCGACACTGCCGCTCGCTTGATGCTAGATCCGACAACGGCCGAGACGCTGGAATGGCTTGTGCTTAAGCACTTGGCCGTCAACGTCACCGCGTTTCGACACGATCTTAGCGATCCCGAAATCGTATTGGCGTTTGCTGCCGAAGTCGGTTCGATCCGCCGTTTGGAATTGCTTGTCGTCCATTCGGTCGCTGACCTGATCGCCGTAGGCCCAGGCGTGGCGACCGATTGGAAGCTAAACTTGATCGAAGACCTCTATAAACGAACTCGCCGATACTTTGATTCGGGTGACCTGCCGGGTAGCCCGAATGATCCAGAGATTGAATCAACGCGAGGACGTGTGCAGAGTGAACTGAACGCCGCTAAGGCGCCGGCGCAAGCGTTCGAACTGCTGGAACAGGTTCCTTTATCACTGCTTAGCCGATGCGAACCAGACGATCTTGCCAGCGAGATCATGGTCATCGTCAATCAACCCGATCGAGATACGAAAACGATCACGATGTGTCGCTTTGACGCCAGCATCAAAGCGCTGCGTTATACGGTTATCCGCCGCGAGGACAAACATTCGATCGGTACGTTCGCCCGAGCCACCGGCGCCCTGTCGACCAGCGGGCTAACGATTTTGAGAGCACAGATTGAAATGGTCGGGGACTTTGCCTGGGACCACTTTTGGGTGATCGACCCCGAATATCCAGACGGCGATGTTCCCGAACATCGCACGGCCGAAGTGCGCAAACAACTCTGTCATCTACTGGACGATCCGACCGCGCCGCTGCCGCCCTATCGGTCGCGATGGAAACCCAATACATCGGTGGAACCGAAAAAGGTCAAGGTACTGCCAAAGAAAGTTGTCTTTGACAACGATACTGTCGACCGCTACACAATCCTTTCTTTTTTTGCGTACGACGAAGTCGGCTTGCTTTACCGAATCGCGTCGGCGCTCGCAGAAAAACGTCTTGTACTATCCTTCGCAAAGATCGATACGCACTTGGACCAAGTTGCAGACGTGTTCTATGTCACCGAAGCCGACGGGTCCAAGTTGACAGACACTTACCGGCAAACCGAAATACGTGCCGCTCTCTTGGACGCGGTAAGCTAA
- a CDS encoding DUF1549 and DUF1553 domain-containing protein, producing the protein MTIMPFKKLRFSLSSVTIAAGVLLSSSAIAIEPAPSPANARVEPTTVPGTKVVEPLSSRFAGPSVTESPDFQKHVVPLLGRLGCNGRACHGSFQGRGGFQLSLFGYDFKADHDALLDDATGRVDLADIDESLMLAKPLDADIHEGGKRFEEDSWQHHVLRRWVESGAKYLDAEPQTLTKLEVIPSEVRFASDDESIQVRAIAHWEDGSKEDVTELCRFSTNDDAIADIDENGTLKSGQTGDTHFVVYYDNAVVPIPVMRSIGPVPSLPTVYEHPIDQWVATKLDKLGIKASGICTDEEFIRRVSLDITGILPSADSVREFLADPSPDKRSMLIDELIDSPGYAAWWATRLSDWTGNSDEQLTNTLPIRDVASKLWYEWLRKRLDENVSYDEIIEGIVTANSRQPGEDYQQYCDSMTKACAPGGEALFAERDGMPMYWARRNFQKPEERAIGFAYSFLGVRIECAQCHKHPFDQWSKDDFEQFSKLFTPIRMNQNLVAADAKKVREEMLAAITGGKKIDNGKLRKEIYIAARDGKTVPFGELVVNTRAIPDKAKKARAKGKGSKSPAANLASGKILGQPDQVLLDKDPRDPLMAWLRAPENPYFAKAIVNRVWSNYFGIGIVDPSDDMNLANPPSNAPLLDGLAKQFIEHEFDLHWLHRTIATSETYQRSSAVNSTNVRDQSNFSRHVPRRLPAEVVYDAVVLATGSDKQAEQLRSELDDMAIADGKPKLRNRQDFALEVFGQSNRESNCDCDRSDSPSLLQSIYLRNDSDMYKRLAAKDGWVNQACGKLGVAGPRESEDLQELAIKRRASQMQQQLIAKVKLFNKQPEAKREKLHRQIVGEHKRVSTKMGQYNIKVPTLDQLIKNPNSWASLENAVESTGQPSITMDQLVEEAYLRSLSRFPDSEESDISVAFIKDSKSPSDGLQSLLWALVNTKEFIITH; encoded by the coding sequence ATGACAATTATGCCATTCAAAAAATTGCGATTCAGTCTATCGTCTGTAACCATCGCGGCCGGCGTGCTGCTTTCGTCATCGGCGATTGCAATCGAGCCGGCGCCATCGCCCGCCAACGCTCGGGTCGAACCGACCACGGTTCCTGGCACAAAAGTGGTGGAGCCGCTAAGTAGCAGGTTCGCCGGTCCATCCGTGACCGAGAGTCCTGACTTTCAAAAGCATGTGGTGCCATTATTAGGACGGCTGGGCTGTAACGGTCGTGCTTGTCACGGTTCGTTTCAAGGTCGAGGTGGTTTTCAGTTGTCGTTGTTTGGTTACGACTTCAAAGCAGACCACGACGCGCTGCTCGATGACGCAACCGGTCGAGTTGATCTTGCGGACATCGATGAAAGCTTGATGCTGGCCAAGCCACTGGACGCGGACATTCACGAAGGCGGAAAACGATTCGAAGAAGACAGCTGGCAGCATCATGTGCTTCGTCGCTGGGTTGAATCAGGTGCAAAGTATCTCGACGCCGAACCACAGACGCTGACCAAATTGGAAGTCATTCCTTCGGAAGTACGCTTCGCTAGCGACGATGAATCAATCCAAGTACGAGCGATCGCACACTGGGAAGATGGGTCAAAAGAAGACGTGACCGAGCTTTGTCGATTCAGTACCAACGATGACGCAATTGCTGACATTGACGAGAACGGAACGCTGAAGTCTGGCCAAACTGGCGACACCCACTTCGTCGTCTACTACGACAACGCAGTCGTGCCGATTCCAGTGATGCGGTCGATCGGCCCAGTACCAAGCTTGCCTACGGTTTACGAACATCCGATCGATCAATGGGTCGCGACTAAGTTAGACAAGTTGGGGATCAAGGCATCGGGCATCTGCACGGACGAAGAATTCATTCGCCGCGTCTCGCTGGATATCACTGGCATTCTGCCGTCGGCCGATTCGGTTCGTGAATTCTTGGCTGATCCGTCGCCGGATAAGCGAAGCATGTTGATCGATGAATTGATTGACTCGCCCGGCTATGCCGCATGGTGGGCCACACGGCTTTCGGATTGGACGGGCAACAGTGACGAACAACTCACCAACACGTTGCCGATTCGCGATGTGGCTAGCAAGTTGTGGTACGAATGGTTGCGCAAGCGACTCGACGAAAATGTTTCGTACGACGAGATCATCGAAGGGATCGTGACGGCTAACAGTCGCCAGCCTGGTGAAGATTATCAGCAGTACTGCGATTCGATGACCAAGGCATGCGCCCCAGGCGGTGAGGCGTTGTTCGCCGAGCGTGACGGGATGCCAATGTACTGGGCACGACGTAACTTTCAAAAACCCGAAGAACGCGCCATCGGATTTGCTTACTCGTTCTTAGGAGTCCGGATCGAGTGCGCCCAATGTCACAAGCATCCCTTTGACCAATGGTCCAAAGACGACTTTGAACAGTTCTCGAAATTGTTTACGCCGATTCGAATGAATCAAAACCTTGTAGCTGCCGACGCCAAGAAGGTTCGTGAAGAGATGTTGGCGGCCATCACCGGTGGTAAGAAAATCGACAATGGAAAGCTGCGGAAAGAAATTTACATCGCTGCACGAGATGGGAAAACGGTTCCGTTCGGTGAGTTGGTGGTGAACACCCGAGCGATTCCTGATAAAGCCAAGAAGGCTCGCGCCAAAGGTAAGGGAAGCAAATCGCCAGCGGCGAACCTGGCAAGTGGAAAGATTTTGGGCCAACCCGACCAGGTTTTGCTGGATAAAGATCCTCGCGACCCGTTGATGGCTTGGTTGCGAGCACCCGAAAACCCATACTTTGCAAAAGCGATTGTTAACCGAGTCTGGAGTAACTATTTCGGAATTGGAATCGTTGATCCGTCGGACGACATGAACTTGGCGAACCCGCCTAGCAACGCTCCGCTGCTGGATGGATTGGCTAAGCAGTTCATCGAGCATGAATTTGACTTGCATTGGCTGCACCGCACGATTGCGACCAGCGAAACTTATCAGCGAAGCTCAGCCGTCAATTCGACGAACGTTCGCGACCAATCGAATTTCTCGCGACATGTGCCACGGCGATTACCAGCCGAAGTGGTCTACGATGCAGTGGTGTTGGCGACCGGATCGGATAAGCAAGCCGAACAGTTGCGCAGCGAATTGGATGATATGGCCATTGCCGACGGCAAACCTAAATTGCGAAATCGCCAAGATTTTGCGTTGGAAGTGTTTGGCCAGTCGAATCGTGAATCCAACTGTGACTGCGACCGTAGTGATTCGCCAAGTCTGCTGCAGTCGATCTATTTGCGGAATGATTCCGACATGTACAAACGATTGGCTGCGAAAGACGGCTGGGTCAATCAGGCGTGCGGCAAACTAGGCGTGGCTGGACCTCGCGAGAGTGAAGACTTGCAAGAGCTGGCGATCAAACGACGTGCCAGTCAAATGCAGCAGCAATTGATAGCGAAGGTGAAGCTGTTCAACAAGCAACCAGAAGCGAAACGAGAAAAGTTGCATCGTCAAATCGTCGGCGAGCACAAACGCGTTTCCACGAAGATGGGGCAATACAACATCAAAGTCCCTACCCTGGATCAATTGATCAAGAATCCCAACTCGTGGGCGTCGCTCGAGAACGCCGTTGAATCGACTGGTCAACCGTCGATCACAATGGACCAGTTGGTCGAAGAAGCTTACTTGCGATCTCTCAGTCGCTTTCCCGATTCTGAAGAGTCCGATATTTCAGTTGCGTTTATCAAAGATTCGAAGTCGCCGTCTGACGGTTTGCAATCGTTGCTTTGGGCGCTTGTGAATACAAAAGAGTTCATCATCACTCACTAG
- a CDS encoding NAD(P)-binding domain-containing protein codes for MLKNDSKCTLRRDAVIVGAGPIGIETAVAFQAAMIDFQIVEAGSIGHTVSWWAPQTRWFSSNDRISIAGVPLCTIDQAKASREEYLNYLRSVVDQFGVAISTFTRVSTIKPSPDGNEWMVGLVSGHAEAGGPVQQYILTPHVILATGGTDHPNLLGVPGEDLPLVDGYLRETHRYHGRRVLIVGGRNSAVEAAIRLHRAGAKVTLSYHRESFPSDSIKYWLRPEIDGLIRSGAVEAIFDSKVVEIMPGQVKLCQVAPGQPDRMIDVVVDDVLTLIGYRQDKTLFNQLGIPLDSDAGRPVFNPETMETPVAGIYVAGTAVGGTQSSKYQIFLENCHDHPAKIARHIASQEHGVSNGSASSQAEKSEAAASLACQIEISPES; via the coding sequence ATGCTGAAAAACGACTCAAAATGTACCCTTCGTCGTGACGCCGTAATCGTTGGTGCTGGCCCGATCGGAATCGAGACGGCCGTTGCATTCCAGGCGGCAATGATCGACTTTCAGATCGTCGAAGCCGGCTCAATCGGGCATACCGTGTCGTGGTGGGCGCCGCAGACGCGGTGGTTCAGCAGCAATGATCGAATTTCGATCGCCGGAGTTCCGCTGTGTACGATCGACCAAGCCAAGGCAAGTCGCGAAGAGTATCTAAATTATCTGCGCTCGGTCGTCGATCAATTCGGCGTAGCAATCAGTACGTTCACTCGCGTCTCGACCATCAAGCCATCCCCAGACGGCAACGAATGGATGGTCGGTTTGGTTTCCGGACATGCCGAGGCTGGCGGACCAGTCCAACAATACATTCTGACGCCGCACGTGATCTTGGCGACCGGCGGCACCGACCACCCGAATCTTTTGGGCGTTCCCGGCGAAGACTTGCCGTTGGTTGATGGGTATTTGCGAGAGACTCATCGGTATCACGGCCGGAGAGTGCTGATCGTCGGCGGGCGAAACAGTGCGGTCGAAGCAGCAATTCGGCTGCACCGGGCCGGAGCAAAAGTAACGCTCAGCTATCATCGTGAATCATTTCCATCGGACAGCATCAAGTATTGGTTAAGACCAGAAATCGATGGCCTGATTCGCAGCGGTGCCGTGGAAGCGATTTTCGATTCAAAAGTCGTTGAAATCATGCCAGGCCAAGTCAAGCTTTGCCAAGTCGCACCGGGCCAACCAGATCGCATGATCGATGTTGTGGTCGATGATGTACTGACACTGATTGGATATCGACAAGACAAAACACTGTTCAATCAGCTAGGGATTCCGCTGGACAGCGACGCGGGTCGACCAGTTTTTAATCCTGAAACGATGGAAACACCGGTTGCAGGAATTTACGTCGCCGGGACAGCCGTCGGTGGCACGCAAAGCAGCAAGTACCAGATCTTCTTGGAAAACTGTCATGATCATCCGGCAAAGATTGCCCGTCATATCGCCAGTCAAGAACATGGGGTGAGTAACGGCAGCGCGTCAAGCCAAGCCGAAAAGTCAGAAGCGGCTGCATCGCTGGCATGCCAAATTGAAATCAGCCCCGAGAGCTGA
- a CDS encoding DNA-3-methyladenine glycosylase has product MTEPELDNPKQLVASYFAEDTESVARNLLGALLLRRINEQWIGGRIVETEAYLHEHDLASHSARGKGNSNAAMFAEPGTIYVYPIHAKVCFNVVTQPENVGAAVLVRALEPIWGIDVMETHRGLTTPTRLTSGPAMLCQALAIDRSFNGRHFTDEPRLMLCQNHVSTEFDIVASPRIGISKSVDLPLRFFIKDNRFVSRRK; this is encoded by the coding sequence ATGACTGAGCCGGAACTAGATAATCCGAAGCAGCTTGTTGCGAGCTACTTCGCGGAAGACACGGAGTCCGTCGCCAGGAATCTGCTCGGCGCCCTTTTGCTAAGGCGAATCAACGAGCAATGGATTGGTGGCCGGATTGTCGAGACCGAAGCGTACCTGCACGAACATGATCTCGCCAGTCACAGTGCTCGAGGCAAGGGCAATTCAAATGCGGCCATGTTTGCTGAACCAGGGACGATCTACGTTTACCCGATTCACGCCAAGGTTTGTTTCAACGTTGTAACCCAGCCAGAAAACGTAGGTGCCGCGGTGCTTGTTCGGGCACTGGAGCCGATCTGGGGCATCGATGTTATGGAAACTCACCGTGGTCTGACAACGCCGACTCGACTGACCAGCGGCCCAGCTATGCTGTGCCAAGCACTGGCAATCGATCGCAGCTTCAACGGACGTCACTTCACCGATGAACCACGCTTGATGCTTTGCCAGAACCACGTAAGTACCGAGTTCGATATTGTCGCGTCACCCCGTATCGGGATTAGCAAAAGCGTCGACCTGCCACTCCGCTTTTTTATCAAAGACAATCGTTTTGTGAGCCGACGCAAGTAG